A genomic stretch from Mycobacterium paraterrae includes:
- a CDS encoding MarR family winged helix-turn-helix transcriptional regulator — protein sequence MRVQLRMNYEMNRQLQADSGLSLSDYDVLVALSGVDDEGLRVGDLAAQIGWERSRLSHQLRRMEERGLTARRPGTQDGRTTNVVLTARGRQAIVDAAPGHVDLVRSLFFDPLPENLLPSFTAALEHLQVNLDHNS from the coding sequence ATGCGGGTGCAGCTACGAATGAATTACGAGATGAACCGTCAGCTGCAGGCCGATTCGGGTTTGTCGCTGTCCGACTACGACGTGCTGGTGGCGCTCAGCGGCGTTGACGATGAGGGCTTGCGCGTCGGCGACCTGGCCGCGCAGATCGGCTGGGAACGTAGCAGGCTGTCACATCAGTTGCGGCGCATGGAAGAACGCGGTCTCACCGCCCGCCGTCCCGGCACGCAGGACGGGCGCACGACCAACGTCGTGCTCACCGCGAGGGGGCGGCAGGCGATCGTCGACGCCGCGCCTGGGCATGTCGACCTGGTGCGCAGCCTGTTCTTCGACCCGCTGCCTGAGAATCTGCTCCCGTCCTTCACGGCAGCGCTAGAGCACCTTCAGGTCAACCTTGATCACAACAGCTAG
- a CDS encoding SDR family NAD(P)-dependent oxidoreductase — MGQLDGKTALVTGGTSGIGLATAKRLADEGAYVFITGRDRTRLDEAAESIGAHGVQSDISKPEELDSLAAEITKHGKGLDVLFANAGGGDFATLADVTPQHYRDNFDRNVAGTVFTVQKALPLLNDGASVVLAGSTAASEGVPSFGLYAASKAAIRSLGRTWAAELADRKIRVNTIVPGPIETPGLTGLAPADQKQELLDGMAAQVPMKRVGRPEEIASAVLFLASDQSSFMTGAELAVDGGQTQL; from the coding sequence ATGGGACAGCTCGACGGCAAAACAGCATTGGTCACCGGAGGTACTTCAGGCATCGGCTTGGCGACCGCGAAGCGGCTGGCCGACGAAGGCGCGTACGTCTTCATCACCGGTCGCGATCGCACTCGTCTAGACGAAGCGGCGGAGTCGATCGGCGCTCACGGTGTGCAGAGCGACATCAGCAAGCCCGAAGAACTGGATAGCCTCGCCGCCGAAATCACCAAGCACGGCAAGGGGCTTGACGTTCTTTTCGCAAACGCTGGTGGCGGCGATTTCGCCACCCTCGCCGATGTGACGCCACAGCACTACCGGGACAACTTCGACCGCAACGTGGCAGGCACCGTGTTCACGGTGCAGAAGGCTTTGCCGTTGCTCAACGACGGCGCTTCTGTGGTGTTGGCAGGATCGACCGCCGCCTCTGAAGGCGTCCCGTCATTCGGGTTGTACGCCGCATCCAAGGCCGCCATCCGCTCGCTTGGCCGGACCTGGGCTGCCGAGCTGGCCGACCGCAAAATCCGGGTCAACACCATCGTTCCCGGCCCCATCGAGACGCCGGGGCTCACCGGCCTGGCACCCGCCGATCAGAAACAGGAGCTGCTGGACGGCATGGCCGCGCAGGTTCCTATGAAGAGGGTGGGCCGTCCCGAGGAGATTGCCTCCGCGGTGCTGTTCCTCGCCTCGGATCAGAGCAGCTTCATGACCGGGGCGGAGTTGGCCGTAGACGGCGGGCAGACACAGCTCTGA
- a CDS encoding cytochrome P450 has protein sequence MTTVQLRYDPFDATIQDDLYPIYRQLRDKAPLYRAADSNTWVFSRHEDVVSALLDHHTYSSVDGIFPTPPGSDFHASFLPMMILMDPPRHDQLRALVSKAFTPRRIAALSSGIEDLAEDLSDCLDRGAGSVDFAADFAAVLPAMVIADLLGIPREDRAQFRQWSTTMVQSNPARGEMGEGLAAAAAVYAYFTDFLAERRREPRGDLMSALVSAEIDGKRLTDEDLLGFCLLLLIAGHETTSNLLSNAAVVLASDPDIRRRLVADDNLLGPAVEELLRYDSPVQGLSRTLTRDVTLHGVTMSVGDSVLLLFGSANRDERVFADPDVFDIGRKPEHQVAFGRGIHFCLGASLARMEARIALRALLARVPNWEVDLENAQRLRSGLIRGYMSLPISWSAN, from the coding sequence ATGACGACGGTGCAACTTCGCTACGACCCGTTCGATGCGACGATTCAGGACGATCTCTACCCCATCTACCGGCAGCTGCGCGACAAAGCCCCGCTGTATCGCGCAGCCGATTCCAACACGTGGGTTTTCAGTCGCCACGAAGATGTCGTCAGCGCGCTGCTTGACCATCACACCTACTCATCCGTGGACGGCATATTTCCAACTCCACCGGGCTCAGATTTCCACGCATCGTTCTTGCCCATGATGATTTTGATGGATCCCCCGCGACACGATCAGCTGCGCGCGTTGGTAAGCAAGGCGTTCACCCCGCGGCGCATCGCGGCGTTAAGTAGTGGGATTGAGGACCTGGCGGAGGATTTATCAGATTGCCTTGACCGGGGCGCAGGGTCGGTTGACTTTGCCGCCGACTTTGCCGCCGTCCTGCCGGCCATGGTGATCGCTGATTTGCTCGGCATTCCTCGCGAGGACCGCGCACAGTTTCGGCAGTGGTCAACCACGATGGTCCAGTCCAATCCGGCGCGCGGTGAGATGGGCGAGGGGCTGGCCGCGGCTGCGGCCGTCTATGCCTACTTCACCGACTTCCTCGCCGAGCGTCGACGCGAACCGCGCGGCGACTTGATGTCGGCCTTGGTGTCCGCCGAGATCGACGGAAAGCGTCTTACTGACGAGGACCTCCTTGGCTTTTGCCTGTTGCTGCTCATCGCAGGCCATGAGACCACCTCGAACCTGCTCAGCAACGCCGCAGTAGTGCTTGCGAGCGATCCCGACATTCGCCGACGACTAGTCGCCGATGACAACTTGCTTGGTCCCGCAGTTGAGGAGCTCCTCCGGTATGACTCACCGGTGCAAGGACTTTCACGAACTCTGACCCGCGACGTCACGCTGCATGGCGTCACGATGTCCGTCGGTGATTCAGTGCTGCTGTTGTTCGGCTCGGCTAACCGTGACGAACGAGTGTTTGCTGATCCCGACGTGTTCGATATCGGGCGCAAACCCGAACATCAAGTGGCGTTCGGCCGAGGTATCCACTTCTGTCTCGGTGCGTCATTAGCGCGGATGGAGGCCCGGATAGCGTTGCGCGCCCTGCTGGCCCGAGTGCCCAACTGGGAAGTCGACCTAGAGAACGCGCAGCGCCTGCGGTCGGGCCTCATCCGGGGCTATATGTCTTTGCCTATCTCGTGGTCGGCAAATTAG
- a CDS encoding nuclear transport factor 2 family protein, which translates to MNDVITRLMEANLLGVFDERDPDRRAAAIAVTYADDVEWIDDEGTATGHDELNAKAADLQEKLPGMHFVKAGPVRQTRGLGFLAWEVRTPDDVTVASGFDVAEIADERITRMWTVLNAPE; encoded by the coding sequence ATGAACGACGTCATCACCCGCCTGATGGAAGCCAATCTGTTGGGCGTATTTGACGAACGGGACCCGGACCGGCGCGCCGCTGCGATCGCCGTGACCTACGCGGATGACGTGGAGTGGATAGACGACGAAGGCACCGCGACCGGGCATGACGAGCTGAACGCCAAGGCGGCTGACCTGCAGGAAAAGCTGCCGGGCATGCACTTCGTCAAGGCCGGCCCGGTGCGTCAGACCCGCGGCCTGGGTTTCCTCGCTTGGGAGGTCCGGACCCCCGACGACGTCACAGTGGCGTCCGGCTTTGACGTCGCCGAGATAGCCGACGAACGCATCACGCGGATGTGGACGGTGCTGAACGCACCGGAATAG
- a CDS encoding TetR/AcrR family transcriptional regulator — translation MREVPRKIADRLPPAAALFADRGLNDTKIEDVAATTGIAKATLYYYFAGKEEILAFLLEDVLQQVAHEVAAVVEAEGSAAQRLHAVISAQLRVMAQRPAVCRALIGELGRAARMPVIADMISAAYFAPVETLLRAGAGDGSLVTLDNPAVAAIALFGAVTTSALTYLVLDDALDEDRIARTIHDLVFVGLRPR, via the coding sequence ATGCGCGAGGTTCCGCGAAAAATTGCCGACCGCCTGCCGCCGGCGGCGGCACTTTTCGCAGACCGCGGGCTCAACGACACCAAGATCGAAGACGTCGCCGCCACCACCGGCATCGCCAAGGCCACCCTTTACTACTACTTCGCCGGCAAAGAGGAAATACTCGCCTTCCTCCTCGAAGACGTCCTACAGCAAGTCGCGCACGAGGTCGCCGCAGTCGTGGAGGCAGAAGGCTCCGCCGCTCAGCGCCTGCACGCAGTCATCAGTGCCCAGCTGCGCGTGATGGCACAGAGACCCGCCGTCTGCCGCGCTCTCATCGGGGAACTGGGCCGCGCCGCCCGCATGCCCGTCATCGCCGACATGATCAGCGCCGCATACTTCGCACCCGTCGAGACGTTACTTCGCGCTGGCGCCGGCGACGGCTCACTCGTGACCCTCGACAACCCAGCAGTTGCCGCGATCGCGCTATTCGGTGCCGTCACGACCAGCGCACTGACCTACCTAGTGCTTGACGATGCGCTCGACGAAGATCGAATTGCCAGAACAATTCACGACCTCGTTTTTGTCGGTTTACGACCGCGCTAG
- a CDS encoding TetR/AcrR family transcriptional regulator, whose amino-acid sequence MERDGFDMPVDDDVDPRLVRSRTRLLDAATKLLSAGGIEAVTIDAVTKASKVARTTLYRHFSSSTQLLAATFERLLPQVHLPPATGSLRDQLIELLSRQATLFQEAPLHVTTLAWVALGPTSNSTQETYDRHALRTRIIEQYRQPFDLLLQSPEACADLDEFDPELILCQLVGPVAFARLTGLRAIDRQDCERIVDDFLAAHRRKVDEPAS is encoded by the coding sequence ATGGAGCGCGACGGTTTTGACATGCCGGTCGACGACGATGTCGATCCGCGCCTGGTGCGCTCCCGGACCCGGCTATTAGATGCAGCCACCAAACTCCTCAGCGCCGGCGGGATTGAAGCCGTCACCATAGACGCGGTCACCAAGGCCTCTAAAGTTGCGCGCACGACCCTCTATCGCCACTTCAGCAGCTCCACTCAACTACTGGCCGCCACATTTGAACGGCTGCTGCCGCAGGTTCACCTTCCGCCGGCGACGGGATCGTTGCGCGACCAACTCATCGAACTGTTGAGCCGACAGGCCACGCTGTTCCAGGAGGCGCCGCTGCACGTCACCACACTGGCTTGGGTCGCGCTTGGCCCAACATCAAACAGCACTCAGGAGACCTACGATCGGCACGCGCTGCGGACCCGGATCATCGAGCAGTATCGCCAGCCGTTCGATCTACTTTTGCAAAGCCCCGAAGCCTGCGCCGACCTCGATGAATTCGACCCCGAGCTGATCCTGTGCCAACTCGTGGGGCCGGTCGCCTTCGCGCGCCTCACCGGGCTGCGTGCCATCGATCGTCAAGACTGTGAGCGCATCGTCGATGACTTCCTCGCCGCGCACCGCCGCAAGGTCGACGAGCCCGCATCGTAG
- a CDS encoding rolling circle replication-associated protein, with protein sequence MVASAAALFEPAEPWAHGRDRLDVEPECGRFRITIGPGVVRLGWTNPVRAEKASERTVGQHMQDVAGEVDRIKAGRDVPDPSGRAITEWSRKSRAAMCRTFAELDYTPMVESGRVPAMVTLTYPGDWESVAPDGASVKRHMMLWRKRFQREWGEPARYIWKMEFQRRGAPHIHLWMAPPYTVGRSGRRFSEWLSQEWAEVVAHPDPEQRTRHLRAGTAIDSLNGLRACDPKRLAIYFTKHSSPNRLGDKEYQHIVPEAWRRPGRGPGRFWGVHGLERATAVVEIAQDAYLTARRIIRRWSRSQAIHSDCTHCFPTALVPRMTRVAVQRTNSKTGKVRHRNVCRRRLLCRQGGFAGGYALVNDGPAFASQLAAALSADRAKAVRDEQLAGRK encoded by the coding sequence ATGGTGGCCTCGGCAGCGGCGCTGTTCGAACCGGCCGAACCATGGGCGCATGGACGGGACCGGCTGGATGTCGAACCTGAGTGCGGGCGATTCCGGATCACGATCGGCCCGGGCGTCGTCCGTCTCGGCTGGACCAATCCCGTTCGCGCGGAGAAGGCATCTGAGCGGACCGTGGGCCAGCACATGCAGGACGTAGCGGGCGAGGTAGACCGCATAAAGGCCGGTCGTGATGTGCCTGACCCGTCGGGCCGTGCGATCACCGAATGGTCCCGCAAGTCGCGTGCGGCGATGTGCCGCACCTTCGCCGAGCTGGACTACACGCCGATGGTGGAAAGCGGACGGGTACCCGCGATGGTCACGCTGACCTACCCCGGCGACTGGGAATCGGTCGCACCCGATGGAGCCAGCGTAAAGCGACATATGATGCTGTGGCGCAAACGATTTCAGCGCGAATGGGGTGAACCAGCGCGCTACATCTGGAAGATGGAATTTCAACGCCGCGGCGCACCACACATTCACCTATGGATGGCTCCCCCGTATACCGTCGGTCGATCAGGCCGTAGGTTCAGCGAATGGTTGTCGCAGGAATGGGCGGAAGTCGTCGCCCATCCCGACCCTGAACAACGCACACGCCACTTGCGCGCCGGTACGGCTATCGACAGCCTCAACGGATTGCGTGCTTGCGACCCCAAACGCTTGGCGATCTACTTCACGAAGCACTCATCACCGAATAGATTGGGCGACAAGGAATACCAGCACATCGTTCCGGAGGCCTGGCGGCGGCCGGGCCGCGGACCGGGTCGCTTTTGGGGGGTCCACGGGTTGGAACGAGCAACCGCAGTCGTTGAGATCGCCCAGGACGCATACCTGACGGCCCGAAGGATCATCCGTCGGTGGTCTCGCTCACAGGCCATTCATAGCGATTGCACCCACTGCTTCCCCACCGCACTCGTTCCGCGAATGACCCGCGTCGCAGTTCAACGAACAAACTCCAAGACTGGCAAAGTACGCCACCGCAACGTCTGTCGGAGGCGACTTCTCTGCCGCCAAGGCGGCTTCGCGGGTGGCTACGCCCTTGTGAACGACGGACCAGCGTTCGCATCCCAGCTCGCGGCAGCGTTATCGGCGGATCGGGCGAAGGCGGTGCGCGACGAACAACTCGCGGGCCGTAAGTGA